A DNA window from Aestuariispira ectoiniformans contains the following coding sequences:
- the metC gene encoding cystathionine beta-lyase, which produces MKDDSILTHAGRHPKQNHGVVNPPVYHASTILFPTLDTFYGRDKSIKSTYGRKGTPTVFSLQDAVCELEGGHGTILAPSGLAAVTAAIQACTKAGDHVLIPDSVYAPTRMFMDQTLARFGVSAEYYDPTIGSGIEAQVKPETSVIFMEAPGSWTFEMQDVPAIVDVAKKHDIITIIDNTWAAGYFFKPLALGVDISVQAATKYIVGHSDTMMGVITCNKETFQRVQDMAFLSGMCAGPDDVYLAQRGLRSMGTRLRQHHTNGIKLAEWLQQRPEVLRVMHPALPDDPGHALWKRDFTGACGLFGFVMKSVEERQLAAMMDNMKFFGMGYSWGGFESLLIPTNPASVRTVTKWDVEGQSMRIHVGLEDFDDLIADLEAGFDRLAKA; this is translated from the coding sequence ATGAAGGACGATAGTATTCTGACGCATGCCGGTCGCCACCCGAAACAGAACCATGGTGTGGTAAACCCGCCCGTCTATCATGCCTCGACAATTCTTTTCCCGACATTGGACACCTTCTATGGCCGGGATAAATCCATCAAGTCGACCTATGGCCGCAAAGGGACACCGACCGTCTTCTCCCTGCAGGACGCCGTCTGTGAACTGGAAGGCGGACACGGCACAATTCTCGCCCCGTCAGGCCTCGCGGCGGTAACAGCGGCCATTCAGGCCTGCACGAAGGCCGGGGACCATGTCCTGATACCCGACAGCGTTTATGCCCCTACCCGCATGTTCATGGATCAGACTCTGGCCCGGTTTGGGGTTTCTGCCGAATATTATGATCCGACGATCGGCAGCGGAATCGAAGCACAGGTCAAACCGGAAACCAGCGTCATCTTCATGGAAGCCCCCGGCTCCTGGACTTTTGAAATGCAGGATGTGCCTGCAATCGTCGACGTTGCCAAAAAGCACGACATTATCACGATCATCGATAATACCTGGGCCGCCGGATATTTCTTCAAACCGCTGGCTCTGGGCGTGGACATTTCGGTACAGGCCGCCACAAAATATATCGTCGGGCATTCCGACACGATGATGGGCGTGATCACCTGTAACAAAGAAACCTTCCAGCGGGTTCAGGACATGGCCTTCCTGTCGGGCATGTGCGCCGGTCCCGACGATGTCTATCTCGCCCAACGTGGCCTTCGCAGCATGGGAACGCGCCTGCGCCAACATCACACCAATGGCATCAAACTGGCTGAATGGTTGCAACAGCGTCCCGAGGTCCTTCGTGTCATGCACCCGGCCCTGCCCGACGATCCGGGCCATGCGCTCTGGAAGCGGGACTTCACCGGTGCCTGTGGCTTGTTTGGCTTTGTTATGAAGTCTGTCGAAGAACGGCAATTGGCCGCCATGATGGACAATATGAAGTTCTTCGGCATGGGCTATAGCTGGGGCGGTTTTGAAAGCCTGCTGATCCCGACAAACCCGGCCAGTGTCCGCACGGTCACCAAATGGGACGTTGAAGGCCAGTCTATGCGTATCCATGTGGGCCTGGAAGATTTCGACGATCTGATAGCTGATCTAGAAGCCGGTTTTGACCGGCTGGCAAAAGCATAG
- the modA gene encoding molybdate ABC transporter substrate-binding protein — protein MRWLHVFLTVLGLSFALPHGASAKEDTILIFAAASTRNAVEEAVGAFTQKSGETVLVSYGSSGTLARQIAAGAPADLYISANQKWVEWLQKEAPGSFAKLSPFASNRLVLIQPNDGAPQLHLNASLGEKLGDSRIAVGNVTHVPAGMYAQDALKSLGLWDNLKDHLAQTKDVRAALALVQRGEASAGIVYQTDAAITDGVRVAEQIPESAHDPIRYFVGVLSSGERKVKQASNFFDFLLSPDGQSYFRKYGFQPLGINAPNG, from the coding sequence ATGCGCTGGCTGCACGTTTTTCTGACTGTTCTTGGTCTCTCTTTTGCCCTGCCACACGGTGCCTCGGCAAAAGAAGACACAATCTTGATATTTGCCGCGGCAAGTACGCGCAATGCTGTCGAAGAAGCAGTCGGCGCATTTACACAAAAAAGCGGGGAAACCGTTCTGGTCTCTTATGGCAGCAGTGGAACTCTGGCACGCCAGATTGCCGCCGGGGCCCCCGCCGACCTCTATATCTCCGCCAATCAGAAATGGGTGGAATGGTTGCAGAAAGAGGCCCCCGGGTCATTTGCCAAACTTTCACCTTTTGCCAGTAACAGGCTGGTTCTGATCCAGCCGAATGACGGTGCACCACAGCTACATCTGAATGCATCTCTGGGCGAAAAATTGGGAGACAGTCGTATTGCCGTCGGCAACGTCACCCACGTCCCTGCGGGAATGTATGCGCAGGACGCGCTCAAGTCCCTTGGACTATGGGATAATCTGAAAGACCACCTGGCCCAGACAAAGGACGTCCGTGCCGCCCTTGCCCTGGTGCAACGCGGTGAAGCAAGCGCCGGGATCGTATACCAGACCGACGCGGCCATCACAGATGGTGTTCGCGTTGCAGAGCAAATCCCCGAATCCGCCCACGATCCCATCCGCTATTTTGTTGGCGTGTTGTCTTCGGGTGAGAGGAAAGTAAAACAAGCATCTAATTTCTTTGATTTTTTGCTTTCTCCGGACGGACAATCCTATTTCAGGAAATATGGTTTCCAACCGTTAGGGATCAATGCTCCGAATGGATAA
- a CDS encoding adenylate/guanylate cyclase domain-containing protein, with protein MSISLSAEEQARILVHDTEGWPLAPIIDWLYSADAKIPDAQLFLEQFSKRLIDVGAPVNRFRYSFWTIHPQLAAISYIWEKNRPGIEMFEVPHGIRETSSFIGSPAQAVDNSGKPARYHLEKLDLSKEHPVLAEVAAMGATDYLGIPLTAVNGEFQSAFVSTDRPGGFTDCDIAKLIRLADFLQPKLDVLSAYRSAVELLNTYVGQRTGQRILNGQIKRGDGETIKAALWFSDLRDFTELSENLPADELLALLNSYFEFVFNAVDAHGGEVLRFIGDAMLIVFTEEAAGSLEMACEAALSAAEEAFANLAKLNERRFGEGKPEIRFGVGLHKGTVIYGNVGAPSRLDFTVMGPAVNRTARLESLTKELACPMLFSREFAQYTGRSVTSHGYHHLKGVAAPQEVFSLV; from the coding sequence ATGAGCATATCACTATCCGCCGAGGAACAAGCACGGATCCTCGTGCATGACACCGAAGGCTGGCCATTGGCCCCTATCATTGACTGGCTGTATAGCGCGGATGCGAAAATCCCGGACGCGCAGCTTTTCCTCGAACAGTTTTCGAAGCGACTGATCGACGTTGGCGCGCCTGTTAATCGCTTTCGCTATTCCTTCTGGACGATCCATCCTCAATTGGCCGCAATTTCCTATATCTGGGAAAAAAACCGCCCCGGCATCGAAATGTTTGAAGTTCCTCATGGGATTCGCGAAACCTCGTCCTTCATCGGCAGTCCTGCGCAAGCCGTCGATAACTCAGGCAAACCTGCCCGGTACCATCTGGAAAAACTGGACCTTAGCAAAGAGCATCCCGTCCTGGCCGAAGTCGCAGCCATGGGAGCCACGGATTATCTTGGTATCCCGCTCACGGCAGTAAACGGTGAATTCCAGTCTGCATTCGTGTCCACAGATCGCCCGGGCGGCTTCACTGATTGTGATATCGCCAAGCTCATAAGACTGGCTGACTTCCTGCAGCCCAAATTGGATGTCCTGTCTGCCTACCGTTCCGCGGTAGAACTGCTGAACACTTACGTTGGGCAGCGCACCGGCCAACGCATCCTCAACGGTCAGATAAAACGGGGCGATGGAGAAACCATCAAGGCCGCCCTTTGGTTCAGCGACCTGCGTGACTTTACCGAGCTGTCGGAAAACCTGCCCGCCGATGAGCTTCTGGCTTTGTTGAACAGCTATTTCGAGTTTGTCTTTAATGCCGTGGATGCCCATGGCGGCGAGGTACTACGCTTTATCGGAGATGCGATGCTGATCGTTTTCACCGAAGAGGCGGCAGGGTCGCTTGAAATGGCATGTGAAGCAGCCCTTAGCGCAGCAGAAGAAGCCTTCGCCAACCTCGCAAAACTCAACGAAAGGCGGTTTGGAGAGGGAAAACCTGAAATTCGGTTTGGTGTCGGGCTACACAAAGGCACAGTGATTTACGGAAATGTCGGGGCGCCGTCCCGGCTGGATTTCACAGTCATGGGCCCGGCCGTCAACCGAACCGCACGCCTGGAAAGCCTGACGAAGGAGCTGGCCTGCCCCATGCTTTTCTCACGGGAGTTTGCGCAATATACCGGGCGGTCCGTTACCTCACACGGGTATCACCACCTGAAAGGTGTTGCCGCCCCGCAGGAGGTATTCTCTCTTGTCTGA
- a CDS encoding DUF3095 domain-containing protein → MSDSPEDKNNNFFYQNIPAFEGFSGVTLLSNYHSTPDSWHIVIADVVNSTRAIEQGRYKDVNMIGAASITAVLNVTSQFDIPYVFGGDGATLLVPPSAVQAVETALAQLQNLADRQLRLKLRVGHTSIHNIRSLGHDILVSKLALSPNNHLAMFTGGGIAAMDRLLKENSPDITILHGDEGQIPPDLSGLSCRWEPLEAVRGTMLSILINPLGASTAHRTQIVGQVLEDLAAFLSEDLEQRRPTSETNMRLRWPLRNLWLEAIMTRGSRSSLRRYLGVYVNSLIQKFLDIFNLKLGDFNAPVYRNELRANTDFRRYDDTLRLILDCSRDEAARIEDLLESYRSEGRISYGLHISSRALMTCLVFSLSDHRHIHFIDGADGGFALAAKKIKDTK, encoded by the coding sequence TTGTCTGACAGCCCAGAGGACAAGAATAATAACTTCTTTTATCAGAATATTCCGGCCTTCGAGGGTTTCAGCGGCGTCACCCTTCTTTCCAATTATCACAGTACCCCGGATAGCTGGCATATAGTCATAGCCGATGTGGTGAATTCCACCCGCGCCATAGAGCAAGGCCGCTACAAGGACGTGAATATGATTGGCGCGGCAAGTATTACAGCCGTCCTCAACGTCACGTCCCAGTTTGATATTCCATATGTTTTTGGTGGAGATGGCGCCACATTGCTCGTCCCGCCTTCCGCAGTCCAAGCAGTGGAAACAGCGCTTGCGCAATTGCAGAACCTTGCCGATCGCCAATTGCGGCTCAAACTGCGCGTCGGCCATACATCCATTCACAACATACGCAGCCTGGGGCACGACATCCTAGTCTCCAAACTGGCACTGTCGCCCAACAATCACCTAGCCATGTTCACCGGTGGCGGAATCGCCGCGATGGATCGATTGCTCAAAGAAAATAGCCCCGACATTACAATCTTGCATGGCGATGAGGGACAAATCCCGCCGGACCTGAGTGGGCTCTCCTGCCGTTGGGAGCCCCTTGAAGCGGTCCGCGGAACAATGCTGTCCATTCTCATAAACCCTTTGGGCGCTTCAACGGCTCATCGCACCCAAATTGTCGGACAGGTCCTGGAAGATCTCGCGGCATTCCTATCCGAAGACCTGGAGCAGCGGCGTCCCACATCTGAAACCAACATGCGCCTGCGCTGGCCGCTCAGAAATCTTTGGCTGGAAGCCATAATGACGAGAGGTTCCAGGTCGTCTCTCAGGCGTTATTTGGGAGTATATGTAAACTCACTCATCCAGAAGTTTCTGGATATCTTCAATTTGAAACTGGGTGATTTCAATGCGCCCGTCTATCGTAACGAGCTACGGGCCAACACCGATTTCCGGCGTTATGACGATACCTTACGCCTAATCCTGGACTGCTCACGTGACGAGGCTGCGAGAATTGAGGACCTGTTGGAGAGTTATAGGTCAGAAGGCCGAATCTCCTATGGCCTTCACATATCCTCCAGAGCCCTGATGACCTGCCTGGTCTTTTCATTAAGCGACCACAGGCACATCCATTTCATTGACGGCGCCGACGGAGGTTTTGCGCTGGCCGCCAAGAAAATAAAAGATACGAAATAG
- a CDS encoding ETC complex I subunit translates to MEVRIFKPAKTAMQSGWGKAKDWILEFEPSDAPTPDPLIGWVGSSDTNKQVRLYFATKDEAIAYAKKRGFSYTIQEEKTRTVKPKSYAANFASDRMYPWTH, encoded by the coding sequence ATGGAAGTCCGTATCTTCAAACCGGCCAAGACGGCTATGCAGTCTGGATGGGGTAAGGCGAAAGATTGGATTCTTGAGTTCGAACCGAGCGATGCGCCGACACCGGATCCGCTGATCGGGTGGGTTGGTTCCTCCGATACCAATAAACAGGTTCGCCTCTACTTCGCCACCAAAGACGAAGCAATCGCCTACGCGAAGAAACGCGGTTTCTCCTACACCATTCAGGAGGAGAAAACCCGTACTGTGAAGCCAAAGTCTTATGCCGCCAATTTTGCCTCTGACCGGATGTATCCCTGGACCCATTGA
- a CDS encoding DUF192 domain-containing protein: protein MGVRAVKAVWLFALLLFVPMTVGQANEFAQGELAIESSGQQHHFQIEIALTDAQRAQGLMFRETLAEDAGMLFDYGHPARVAMWMKNTLIPLDMLFIRADGTIEKIQRRTVPQSLEPIASVGDVRAVLEIGGGVSEKLGIEVGDRVLHSIFGTEF, encoded by the coding sequence ATGGGTGTGCGTGCTGTCAAAGCAGTATGGTTGTTTGCACTGTTGCTTTTTGTTCCGATGACTGTTGGACAGGCAAATGAATTTGCTCAAGGGGAGCTTGCGATCGAATCGAGCGGGCAGCAACACCACTTCCAGATCGAAATCGCACTGACGGATGCACAAAGGGCGCAGGGCCTGATGTTCAGGGAAACACTGGCTGAAGATGCGGGTATGCTGTTCGACTATGGGCATCCGGCGCGCGTTGCCATGTGGATGAAAAATACATTGATCCCCCTGGATATGCTGTTCATCCGGGCCGATGGGACGATTGAGAAAATACAACGAAGGACGGTTCCTCAGTCGCTGGAACCGATAGCGTCTGTGGGCGATGTCCGTGCGGTACTGGAGATCGGTGGCGGGGTTTCTGAAAAACTTGGCATCGAGGTCGGGGATCGGGTACTTCATTCAATATTCGGAACTGAATTCTGA
- the modC gene encoding molybdenum ABC transporter ATP-binding protein, which produces MIRINVKKTLPGLSLNASFESDHAKVTAVFGKSGCGKTTLVNMIAGLVKPDEGLIQINDLVLFDSQNRVNLPPEKRKIGYVFQDGRLFPHMTVKKNLLYGARSDVQSVTGLKDVVRLLDIDPLLNRKPARLSGGEKQRVAIGRALLSNPRLLLMDEPLAALDSDRKAEIMPFIERLRDELGIPTIYVSHAMEEIIRLADLMVIMDAGKVAAVGSVEALSTNLDLQPITGQQEAGSVLTAKIISHDGDLHLSQLEIQGGSVLTVPLLHRPVGTALRIRIQARDVILSLQPPTQISTLNRLQGTITEIRKGKGPHADIMIDIGQPLWARITQKSVNDLGLMPGLNIHALVKSVAIDRQSLGTRRSAD; this is translated from the coding sequence ATGATACGGATCAACGTCAAGAAGACCCTGCCCGGCCTTTCCCTGAACGCAAGTTTTGAGTCCGATCATGCAAAGGTAACCGCCGTATTCGGCAAGTCGGGCTGCGGCAAGACCACATTGGTCAATATGATTGCGGGGCTTGTAAAGCCGGATGAGGGTCTCATCCAGATCAACGACCTTGTGCTGTTTGACTCACAAAACAGGGTCAATCTGCCTCCTGAAAAACGCAAGATCGGCTATGTGTTCCAGGATGGCCGCCTGTTTCCTCATATGACCGTCAAGAAAAACCTTCTTTATGGCGCCCGGTCGGACGTACAAAGCGTAACCGGCCTCAAGGACGTGGTCCGTCTGCTCGATATAGACCCCCTTCTCAATCGCAAGCCGGCGCGCCTGTCTGGCGGAGAGAAACAACGCGTTGCGATCGGACGGGCACTACTGTCCAATCCTCGCCTGCTGCTTATGGACGAGCCCCTCGCCGCATTGGACAGCGACCGTAAGGCGGAAATCATGCCCTTCATCGAACGTCTGCGCGATGAACTGGGCATTCCAACGATCTATGTCAGTCACGCTATGGAAGAGATCATCCGGCTTGCCGACCTCATGGTCATCATGGATGCAGGAAAGGTCGCCGCCGTCGGATCGGTCGAGGCTCTCTCCACAAATCTCGACCTACAGCCGATCACCGGACAGCAGGAGGCAGGGTCCGTCCTTACCGCCAAGATTATCAGTCATGACGGTGATTTACATCTCAGCCAACTGGAAATTCAGGGCGGCAGTGTCCTGACCGTGCCCCTTCTGCACCGCCCGGTCGGCACCGCACTGCGTATCCGCATCCAGGCGCGCGACGTCATCCTGTCGCTACAGCCACCAACACAGATCAGCACCCTGAACCGGCTGCAGGGAACGATCACGGAAATTCGCAAAGGCAAGGGTCCCCACGCCGATATCATGATTGACATTGGACAACCCCTTTGGGCGCGGATCACCCAGAAGTCCGTCAATGATCTCGGGTTAATGCCCGGCCTTAATATTCATGCCCTGGTGAAATCAGTGGCAATCGACCGCCAAAGCCTAGGCACAAGGCGATCTGCTGATTAG
- a CDS encoding GNAT family acetyltransferase — MTLEIRAIRDQDIEDIVSLWHKCGLTRPWNNPHKDIDIAREEPSSEILVGIQNSDIVASVMCGFDGHRGWLYYVAVDPGCRGKGFGREITIAAENWLRDRGAPKVELMIRDDNFTVRDFYHSAGYTVEPRIVMAKWLKEPPAPQKETSQVTKTPALEQE; from the coding sequence ATGACGCTGGAAATTCGCGCGATCCGGGATCAGGACATCGAAGACATTGTCTCCCTCTGGCACAAATGCGGTTTAACACGCCCATGGAACAATCCGCATAAAGATATTGATATTGCAAGAGAAGAGCCCTCAAGTGAAATTCTGGTAGGCATTCAGAATTCGGATATCGTCGCCAGTGTCATGTGCGGCTTCGACGGCCATCGTGGCTGGCTTTACTATGTTGCTGTCGATCCCGGTTGCCGCGGCAAAGGGTTTGGTCGGGAGATCACGATTGCGGCTGAAAACTGGTTGCGCGACCGGGGAGCCCCAAAGGTTGAGCTGATGATCCGGGATGACAATTTCACCGTTCGGGACTTCTATCACAGTGCCGGTTATACCGTCGAACCACGCATCGTCATGGCCAAATGGCTCAAAGAACCACCGGCTCCTCAAAAAGAGACAAGCCAGGTAACAAAAACGCCCGCACTAGAACAGGAATAA
- a CDS encoding NAD(P)/FAD-dependent oxidoreductase, translated as METASIDTVVIGAGVVGLAVARALAREGREVIILEAADAIGTETSARNSEVVHAGIYYPQDSLKARFCVAGKKALYTYCDSHGVPYRRCGKLIVATNDSQLSALEALKGKAAANGVDDLQWLSAHEATMLEPQLSCVAALLSPSTGIVDSHAFMLSLLGEAESHGAMVALQSPVERAEVRKDGIRVLVGGESPMALQATQVINCAGLHAPALARSFHGLPKNTVPDEFYCKGSYFTLAGAAPFTHLVYPMPDQAGLGVHITLDLGGQAKFGPDTQWIDEIDYEMDEARGQDFYDAIRTYWPGLEDGAMQPGYTGIRPKIVGPGEAAADFMIQGPDTHGVNGLVNLFGIESPGLTSSLAIADHVVELLT; from the coding sequence ATGGAAACGGCCTCTATCGACACGGTTGTGATTGGCGCGGGCGTTGTGGGCCTGGCGGTCGCACGCGCCCTGGCGCGTGAGGGGCGTGAAGTCATCATTCTTGAGGCCGCAGACGCCATCGGGACGGAAACCAGTGCGCGCAACAGCGAGGTTGTCCATGCGGGGATTTATTATCCGCAAGACAGCCTGAAAGCACGATTCTGCGTTGCCGGGAAAAAAGCCCTTTATACTTATTGCGACAGCCACGGTGTGCCCTACAGACGCTGCGGCAAATTGATCGTGGCAACCAATGACAGTCAGCTTTCCGCTCTCGAAGCATTGAAAGGCAAGGCTGCGGCCAATGGGGTCGATGATCTGCAATGGCTTTCCGCACATGAGGCAACGATGCTCGAGCCACAGTTATCCTGTGTCGCTGCGTTGTTGTCGCCTTCTACCGGTATCGTCGATTCGCATGCATTTATGCTGTCCTTGTTAGGGGAAGCGGAAAGCCATGGCGCAATGGTGGCTCTTCAAAGCCCGGTGGAAAGGGCTGAAGTCCGAAAAGACGGAATTCGTGTTTTGGTCGGGGGCGAATCTCCAATGGCGCTGCAGGCGACGCAGGTCATTAATTGTGCAGGATTACATGCGCCCGCACTCGCCCGGTCTTTTCATGGCCTGCCAAAGAATACGGTTCCGGATGAATTCTACTGCAAAGGTAGTTATTTCACATTGGCGGGGGCTGCACCCTTTACCCATCTTGTCTATCCAATGCCCGATCAGGCCGGGTTGGGGGTGCATATAACCCTTGATCTGGGCGGGCAGGCCAAATTCGGACCGGATACGCAATGGATTGACGAAATTGACTATGAGATGGATGAGGCGCGCGGCCAGGATTTCTACGATGCCATTCGCACCTACTGGCCTGGCCTTGAGGATGGCGCAATGCAACCCGGCTATACGGGCATTCGCCCGAAAATCGTAGGCCCCGGTGAGGCGGCTGCAGACTTCATGATCCAAGGTCCGGATACGCATGGCGTGAACGGGCTGGTCAATCTCTTCGGCATTGAGTCACCGGGGCTGACATCCTCTTTGGCAATTGCAGATCACGTCGTTGAATTATTGACCTAG
- a CDS encoding alanine dehydrogenase codes for MIVGIPKEIKSQEGRVALLPEQVSTLTANGIQVNVETNAGLLSGAGDADYHKAGANICGDAASVFANSDLIVKVKEFQQSEYALLQEKHVLFTNIHPAATPEQVNVLLDKGLTAIAAEDTHEFGSPNCALAGEVGAFEGIRLCMAPHGGTGRHFLPHYGSSPIKAAVIGLGNVGRGALRTLLSLGCEVVGFDISNGIRYRTEQDWDSRNFSTADIDDFAKRMDEFDLVVNCVLWPKHREDHLISRPQLSQLKQTCVIADISCDEGGAIETCRPTKWENPTYREEGILHFCVDNIPGAVPVAASAGYGRSLLPHIENIVANGWKEACKSSPWLARGLVCAERTLVHAETARIQNRERVDTGAFLAR; via the coding sequence ATGATTGTTGGCATCCCGAAGGAAATCAAATCCCAGGAAGGCCGTGTCGCCCTTTTGCCGGAGCAGGTTTCTACGCTGACTGCAAACGGCATTCAAGTGAATGTGGAAACCAATGCCGGGCTTTTGTCAGGTGCCGGGGACGCCGACTATCACAAGGCTGGCGCCAATATCTGTGGCGACGCCGCCTCAGTATTCGCCAACAGCGACCTTATCGTGAAGGTTAAGGAATTCCAGCAAAGTGAATATGCACTTCTGCAGGAAAAGCACGTTCTTTTCACCAATATCCACCCGGCGGCCACCCCCGAACAGGTCAATGTATTACTGGACAAGGGATTAACCGCCATCGCAGCCGAAGACACCCACGAATTCGGCTCACCCAACTGTGCCCTTGCTGGAGAAGTGGGTGCTTTCGAAGGAATACGGCTCTGCATGGCGCCCCATGGTGGCACCGGGCGTCATTTCCTTCCTCACTATGGCTCTTCTCCGATAAAAGCAGCCGTCATCGGTCTTGGGAACGTCGGTCGTGGTGCCTTGCGCACCCTGCTATCTCTGGGCTGTGAGGTTGTAGGCTTTGATATCAGCAATGGTATTCGCTATCGCACGGAACAGGATTGGGACAGCCGCAATTTCTCAACCGCGGATATTGACGATTTTGCAAAACGAATGGATGAATTCGATCTTGTCGTTAACTGCGTGCTCTGGCCCAAACATCGCGAAGACCATCTGATAAGCCGACCTCAGCTTTCACAGTTGAAACAGACCTGCGTCATCGCCGATATTTCCTGTGATGAGGGCGGCGCCATTGAAACCTGCCGCCCGACGAAATGGGAAAACCCTACTTATCGAGAAGAAGGCATTCTCCATTTCTGTGTCGACAATATCCCTGGTGCGGTTCCGGTTGCGGCCAGCGCCGGTTATGGGCGGTCTTTGTTGCCCCATATTGAAAATATCGTCGCCAACGGTTGGAAGGAAGCCTGCAAATCCTCGCCATGGCTGGCGCGTGGATTGGTTTGCGCGGAGAGAACCCTCGTCCACGCAGAGACAGCCCGCATTCAAAACCGGGAACGGGTTGATACAGGCGCGTTTCTGGCCCGCTAG
- the modB gene encoding molybdate ABC transporter permease subunit, producing MDNLLTPMEMDALLLSLRVATVSIAVALPIALAFAWLFARCHFPGKSLLIGIIHLPLILPPVVIGYVLLILLGRKGMIGAFLYDWFDITLAFTWKGAAIAAAIVAFPLMVRSMRLSLEAVDRGLEGAARTLGASSRRTFLTITVPLMMPGILTALILGFARALGEFGATITFVSNIPRQTQTLPLALYTLTQTPGEEAGATRLAVISVAVALVAMVAAELLAKHLQSEGKGAG from the coding sequence ATGGATAACCTCCTAACCCCAATGGAGATGGACGCCCTGCTGCTCAGCTTGCGTGTGGCGACCGTCAGCATTGCGGTTGCCCTGCCGATTGCCCTGGCCTTTGCCTGGCTGTTTGCACGTTGTCATTTTCCAGGTAAGTCTCTCCTGATCGGCATTATTCATCTACCGCTCATCCTGCCGCCCGTGGTGATCGGTTATGTCTTGCTGATCCTGCTGGGCAGGAAAGGCATGATTGGCGCATTTCTGTATGACTGGTTCGACATAACCCTGGCCTTTACCTGGAAAGGTGCAGCCATCGCGGCCGCCATTGTCGCCTTCCCTTTGATGGTGAGATCGATGCGACTGTCCCTGGAGGCTGTCGACCGCGGTCTGGAAGGAGCCGCCCGCACCCTGGGGGCCTCATCCCGCAGGACTTTTTTGACAATCACGGTTCCACTGATGATGCCGGGTATCCTGACCGCGCTGATTCTAGGATTTGCGCGGGCCTTGGGGGAATTTGGAGCAACAATCACCTTTGTTTCCAATATTCCGCGCCAGACACAAACCCTGCCGCTGGCGCTTTATACCCTGACCCAGACGCCGGGTGAAGAAGCCGGTGCAACAAGGCTTGCCGTGATATCCGTTGCCGTTGCCCTGGTTGCAATGGTGGCGGCGGAGCTCCTGGCAAAACACCTTCAAAGTGAAGGCAAGGGGGCAGGATGA